In a single window of the Pseudomonas oryzihabitans genome:
- a CDS encoding ABC transporter permease subunit — translation MKSPVPPSLPDPRGPARLDFNTPALRRRRRWRALQDRLVRGSVLVGGLAVLATITLIFFYLAYVVLPLLRGASLEAQPLPQPSWLAAAGAPLLLGIDEQNRLGLHLSRAGEAVFFTLADGQPITRERLPLPPGVAITSQAQDAPRGLIALGLSDGRVLVAHKRYVSRYPQGSRVITPELDFPYGREPLDLGAPRAALDRVAIAGDDDLLVLAGAQGNRVTALRLAGLAPPVTGDAASPVRSSTQFGPLNAAAKALYLDPRGHWLYALNGRAQADVFDLRDGSLNGHYKLLDAADDEITASAQLLGGVSLLVGTAKGGIGQWFMVRGPDGEPVLRHIRSFQLGAAPIVQLVPEQRRKGFLALDATGELGVFHSTAGRTLLREQIAPTAGMLALSPRADRLLLEADGRLLGFNLDNPHPEVSWSALWGKVWYENYEAPARVWQSSAATTDFEPKLSLAPLTFGTLKAAFYAMLFAAPLAIAAAVYTAYFMAPRMRRTVKPVIELMEALPTVILGFFAGLFLAPFVENHLPGLFSLLLLLPLGILAAGFGWSRLPLSLRERIPEGWESLLLLPVVLLTTALALSLSPWLEELLFAGDLRLWLSQELGIAYDQRNALIVGLAMGFAVIPNIFSIAEDAIYSVPRSLTLGSLALGATPWQTLTRVVLLTASPGIFSALMIGLGRAVGETMIVLMATGNTPIMDANLFEGMRTLAANIAVEMPESEVGGTHYRLLFLAALVLLSFTFLMNTLAELIRQRLRKKYAAL, via the coding sequence ATGAAATCCCCGGTACCCCCGTCCCTGCCCGATCCTCGCGGCCCTGCTCGGCTGGACTTCAACACGCCCGCACTACGCCGGCGGCGACGTTGGCGGGCCCTGCAGGATCGACTGGTACGAGGGTCCGTGCTGGTGGGCGGCCTTGCCGTCCTGGCCACCATCACCCTGATCTTCTTCTATCTGGCCTATGTGGTACTGCCGCTGTTGCGCGGCGCCAGTCTCGAAGCGCAGCCGCTGCCCCAGCCCAGCTGGTTGGCCGCCGCTGGCGCACCGCTGCTGTTGGGTATCGATGAGCAGAATCGCCTCGGCCTGCACCTCTCCCGCGCTGGCGAGGCGGTGTTCTTCACCCTGGCCGACGGCCAGCCGATCACGCGCGAGCGCCTGCCGCTGCCGCCCGGGGTGGCCATCACCAGCCAGGCCCAGGACGCCCCCCGCGGGCTGATCGCCCTGGGCCTGTCCGATGGCCGCGTGCTGGTGGCGCACAAGCGCTATGTCTCCCGCTATCCCCAGGGTAGCCGTGTCATCACCCCCGAGCTCGACTTCCCCTACGGGCGCGAGCCGCTGGACCTGGGCGCTCCGCGCGCGGCCCTGGACCGCGTCGCCATCGCCGGTGACGATGACCTGCTGGTGCTCGCCGGCGCTCAGGGCAATCGGGTAACGGCGCTGCGACTCGCCGGACTGGCGCCACCGGTGACCGGCGACGCGGCGAGCCCGGTGCGGAGCTCTACCCAATTCGGTCCGCTCAATGCCGCCGCCAAGGCCCTCTACCTGGATCCGCGCGGCCATTGGCTCTATGCCCTCAATGGCCGCGCCCAGGCGGATGTCTTCGATCTGCGCGACGGCAGTCTCAACGGCCACTACAAGCTGCTCGACGCAGCCGATGACGAGATCACCGCCAGCGCCCAGCTGCTTGGCGGCGTGTCGCTGCTGGTGGGCACCGCCAAGGGCGGCATCGGCCAATGGTTCATGGTCCGCGGCCCGGATGGCGAGCCGGTGCTGCGGCACATCCGCAGCTTCCAGCTGGGCGCTGCGCCCATCGTCCAGCTGGTGCCCGAACAGCGGCGCAAGGGCTTTCTGGCGCTGGACGCCACAGGCGAGCTCGGCGTCTTCCACAGCACCGCCGGGCGTACCCTGCTGCGCGAGCAGATCGCGCCGACTGCCGGGATGCTGGCCCTGTCGCCCCGGGCCGATCGCCTGCTGCTGGAAGCGGACGGCCGGCTGCTCGGCTTCAACCTGGACAATCCGCACCCGGAAGTCTCCTGGTCGGCGCTGTGGGGCAAGGTCTGGTACGAGAATTACGAGGCGCCGGCGCGGGTCTGGCAGTCGAGTGCGGCCACCACTGATTTCGAACCCAAGCTGAGCCTGGCACCGCTGACCTTCGGCACCCTCAAGGCGGCCTTCTACGCCATGCTGTTCGCCGCGCCCCTGGCCATCGCCGCGGCGGTCTACACCGCCTACTTCATGGCGCCGCGCATGAGGCGCACGGTCAAGCCGGTCATCGAGCTGATGGAGGCCCTGCCCACGGTGATCCTCGGCTTCTTCGCCGGCCTGTTCCTGGCACCCTTCGTGGAAAATCACCTGCCGGGGCTGTTCAGCCTGTTGTTGCTCCTGCCGCTGGGCATCCTGGCGGCGGGTTTCGGCTGGTCGCGGCTGCCGCTAAGTCTGCGCGAGCGGATCCCGGAGGGCTGGGAGAGCCTGCTGCTGCTCCCGGTGGTGCTGCTGACCACGGCGCTGGCACTCTCGCTCAGTCCCTGGCTGGAAGAGCTGCTGTTCGCCGGCGACCTGCGTCTCTGGCTGAGCCAGGAGCTGGGCATCGCCTACGACCAGCGCAACGCCCTGATCGTCGGGCTGGCCATGGGCTTCGCCGTCATTCCCAACATCTTCTCCATCGCCGAGGACGCCATCTACAGCGTGCCACGCAGCCTGACCCTGGGCTCCCTGGCCCTGGGCGCTACCCCCTGGCAGACCCTGACGCGGGTGGTGCTGCTCACCGCCAGCCCCGGCATCTTCTCAGCGCTGATGATCGGCCTGGGCCGCGCCGTGGGCGAGACCATGATCGTGCTCATGGCCACCGGCAACACCCCGATCATGGATGCCAACCTGTTCGAGGGCATGCGTACCCTGGCCGCCAACATCGCCGTCGAGATGCCCGAATCCGAGGTGGGCGGTACCCATTACCGGCTGCTGTTCCTGGCCGCGCTGGTGCTGCTCAGCTTCACCTTCCTGATGAATACCCTGGCCGAGCTGATCCGCCAGCGGCTGAGGAAAAAGTATGCGGCGCTCTGA
- a CDS encoding ArnT family glycosyltransferase, whose amino-acid sequence MVSPMPLTPRSAPMATLPAASRLRRESLLLGLVATLMFTLGIWNQAPQGFDGRWAVFLGEMFRHGPSFFATTYGQPYPDYPGTATWLSWLAARVIGAPNHLANVLPTALASAGVLALTYRLLADTRRTWALLTVLLVALTPQWLEKARAVCLDQLVALVVLACFYLMHSADRDGRPLRRLLVLPLFALGFAIRGPLGLIEPCGVVCLYWLVVAWGEPARRTFALQRLFGYGLAGLALLVLGWWTLIQLAHHEGGADFAAEVWHMQVTGRLDESGKPFWFYLQLGLYRYLPVLPLALLVLIAERRRLLSWPHTAQRRLLLGLAGSGLLILIGLSIPHFKRAYYVVPMVPFLAAIAAHGLLRAESWFRRVAPLYTALVLALPGLALIAMLVCRHLWQRHGYWPDVSLVLLVPVFVALQIAALVGWRRLTGSRQLLALSALALAAQWLMLVAVVEPAQDLQYDTRGFVQQVEGLRQQQPGPLVFFGLGQDSWAIRYMMNLDHDEQPIFIARPQVADLAHLPSGAWIILARDDRGLLAGTPLADLTPVLGRHLNGNPCLVYRLP is encoded by the coding sequence ATGGTCTCGCCCATGCCCCTGACCCCACGCAGCGCGCCCATGGCCACGCTGCCGGCGGCCAGTCGCCTGCGCCGTGAAAGCCTGCTGCTCGGACTGGTCGCCACCCTGATGTTCACCCTCGGCATCTGGAACCAGGCGCCCCAGGGCTTCGACGGCCGCTGGGCGGTGTTTCTCGGCGAGATGTTCCGCCATGGTCCATCCTTTTTCGCCACCACCTACGGCCAGCCCTATCCGGACTATCCCGGCACTGCCACCTGGCTGAGCTGGCTGGCGGCGCGGGTGATCGGCGCGCCCAATCACCTGGCGAATGTCCTGCCCACGGCCCTGGCCTCGGCCGGCGTGCTGGCGCTGACCTATCGGCTGCTGGCCGACACCCGCCGCACCTGGGCGCTGCTCACGGTGCTGCTGGTGGCCCTGACCCCACAGTGGCTGGAAAAGGCCCGCGCGGTCTGCCTCGACCAGCTGGTCGCCCTGGTGGTGCTGGCCTGCTTCTATCTGATGCACAGCGCCGACCGCGACGGTCGTCCGCTGCGCCGGCTGCTGGTGCTGCCGCTGTTCGCCCTGGGCTTCGCCATCCGTGGCCCGCTCGGGCTGATCGAGCCCTGCGGCGTGGTCTGTCTCTACTGGCTGGTGGTGGCCTGGGGCGAGCCGGCGCGCCGCACCTTCGCCCTGCAACGCCTGTTTGGCTATGGCCTGGCCGGTCTGGCCCTGCTCGTCCTGGGCTGGTGGACGCTGATCCAGCTGGCCCACCATGAAGGCGGCGCGGATTTCGCCGCCGAGGTCTGGCACATGCAGGTCACCGGCCGGCTGGACGAGAGCGGCAAGCCGTTCTGGTTCTATCTGCAACTGGGTCTGTATCGCTATCTGCCGGTGCTGCCCCTGGCGCTGCTGGTGCTGATCGCCGAGCGCCGCCGCCTGCTGAGCTGGCCACACACCGCCCAGCGTCGTCTGCTGCTGGGACTCGCCGGCAGTGGCCTGCTGATCCTGATCGGGCTGTCCATCCCGCACTTCAAGCGGGCCTATTATGTGGTGCCCATGGTGCCCTTCCTGGCCGCCATCGCCGCCCATGGCCTGCTGCGTGCGGAGAGCTGGTTCCGCCGGGTCGCGCCGCTCTACACGGCGCTGGTACTGGCCCTGCCGGGGCTCGCCCTGATCGCCATGCTGGTCTGCCGTCACCTCTGGCAGCGCCACGGCTACTGGCCGGACGTCTCCCTGGTGCTGCTGGTGCCGGTCTTCGTCGCCCTGCAGATCGCCGCCCTGGTCGGCTGGCGTCGGCTGACCGGTAGCCGCCAGCTGCTGGCCCTGAGCGCCCTGGCGCTGGCCGCCCAGTGGCTGATGCTGGTCGCGGTGGTGGAGCCGGCGCAGGACCTGCAGTACGACACCCGCGGCTTCGTCCAGCAGGTGGAAGGCCTGCGTCAGCAGCAGCCGGGTCCGCTGGTGTTCTTCGGCCTCGGCCAGGACAGCTGGGCGATCCGCTACATGATGAACCTGGACCATGACGAGCAGCCGATCTTCATCGCTCGGCCCCAGGTCGCGGACCTGGCGCACCTGCCGTCCGGCGCCTGGATCATCCTGGCCCGCGACGACCGCGGCCTGCTGGCCGGCACCCCCTTGGCCGACCTGACCCCGGTGCTGGGCCGCCATCTCAACGGCAATCCCTGCCTGGTGTATCGCCTGCCCTGA
- a CDS encoding M20 aminoacylase family protein, whose amino-acid sequence MSLATAADQDATARHIAGYLPEMVALRRDIHRHPELGYQEQRTSDLVAAALEGWGYEVHRGLGGTGVVGTLRAGSGSKVLGIRADMDALPILETTGLDYASQHPGRMHACGHDGHTTTLLTAARCLAETRAFDGTLHLIFQPAEEGLGGALKMMQDGLFELFPCDQVFGLHNMPGVPTGKFCFVDGAAMASSDTALLRIRGQGGHGAVPDKAVDPIVASAATVMALQTVVSRNVAPLDTAVVTVGSIHGGEASNVIPDAVEMKLTIRAFQDSTRDLLEQRIGALVRAQAESFGATAELDYQRGYPVLVNHDSPTAFARQVAVEHFGAEALHPFAPIPASEDFAYMLQQVPGCYLFVGNGPSANLHNAAYDFNDALLPVGARYWVKLTEAFLTA is encoded by the coding sequence ATGAGCCTTGCCACCGCTGCGGATCAAGACGCCACCGCCCGTCACATCGCCGGCTACCTGCCGGAAATGGTCGCCCTGCGCCGCGACATCCACCGCCATCCCGAACTGGGCTACCAGGAGCAGCGCACCAGCGACCTGGTGGCTGCCGCCCTCGAAGGTTGGGGTTACGAAGTCCATCGCGGTCTGGGTGGTACCGGAGTGGTCGGTACCCTGCGCGCCGGCAGCGGCAGCAAGGTGCTGGGCATCCGCGCCGACATGGACGCCCTGCCGATCCTGGAAACCACCGGGCTCGACTACGCCAGCCAGCACCCCGGACGCATGCACGCCTGCGGTCACGACGGCCACACCACCACCCTGCTCACCGCCGCCCGCTGCCTGGCCGAGACCCGCGCCTTCGACGGCACCCTGCACCTGATCTTCCAGCCAGCCGAGGAAGGCCTGGGCGGCGCCCTGAAGATGATGCAGGACGGCCTCTTCGAGCTGTTCCCCTGCGACCAGGTATTCGGCCTGCACAACATGCCCGGCGTGCCCACCGGCAAGTTCTGCTTTGTCGACGGCGCCGCCATGGCCTCCTCGGATACCGCCCTGCTGCGCATCCGTGGCCAGGGCGGCCACGGCGCGGTACCGGACAAGGCCGTCGACCCCATCGTCGCCAGCGCGGCCACGGTGATGGCGCTGCAAACCGTGGTCTCGCGCAACGTGGCGCCGCTGGACACCGCGGTGGTCACCGTGGGCAGCATCCACGGCGGCGAGGCCTCCAACGTCATCCCCGACGCGGTGGAGATGAAGCTCACCATCCGCGCCTTCCAGGACAGCACCCGCGACCTGCTGGAGCAGCGCATCGGCGCCCTGGTGCGCGCCCAGGCGGAAAGCTTCGGCGCCACGGCCGAACTGGACTACCAGCGTGGCTATCCGGTGCTGGTCAACCATGACAGCCCCACCGCCTTCGCCCGCCAGGTGGCGGTCGAGCACTTCGGCGCCGAGGCCCTGCATCCCTTCGCGCCCATCCCGGCCAGCGAGGACTTCGCCTACATGCTGCAGCAGGTGCCCGGCTGCTACCTGTTCGTCGGCAACGGGCCGAGCGCCAACCTGCACAACGCGGCCTACGACTTCAACGACGCCCTGCTGCCGGTGGGCGCGCGCTACTGGGTCAAGCTGACCGAGGCCTTCCTCACCGCCTGA
- a CDS encoding PstS family phosphate ABC transporter substrate-binding protein encodes MYVKGPLTAVALALALSGTTARAEGVDPAIPDYQKVSGVSGNLSSVGSDTLANLVTLWAESYKREYPNLNIQIQAAGSSTAPPALIEGTASIGPMSRKMKDAELQAFEQRFGYQPTAVPVAIDALAIFVNKDNPLRQLTLEQVDAIFSSTRLCGGPRELKTWGDLGLTGDWAKRPIQRFGRNSVSGTYGYFKEAALCRGDFRANVNEQPGSASVVQAISQSLGGIGYSGIGYQTASVHTVALARQGTTDYVEDNQENTLSGRYPLARYLYVYVNKAPNRPLDPLEGEFLRLILSRKGQEAVVKDGYIPLPAPVVQQALKTLGY; translated from the coding sequence ATGTACGTCAAAGGTCCGCTGACCGCTGTGGCGCTCGCTCTGGCGCTGAGTGGCACGACCGCTCGGGCCGAGGGCGTCGACCCGGCCATCCCCGACTACCAGAAGGTGAGCGGGGTCTCCGGCAATCTGTCGAGCGTGGGTTCCGACACCCTGGCCAACCTGGTGACGCTCTGGGCCGAGAGCTACAAGCGCGAGTATCCCAACCTCAACATCCAGATCCAGGCGGCCGGCTCGTCCACCGCGCCGCCGGCGCTCATCGAGGGCACGGCCAGCATCGGCCCCATGAGTCGCAAGATGAAGGACGCCGAGTTGCAGGCCTTCGAGCAGCGTTTCGGCTACCAGCCCACCGCGGTGCCGGTAGCCATCGATGCCCTGGCGATCTTCGTCAACAAGGACAACCCGCTGCGCCAGCTGACCCTGGAGCAGGTCGATGCGATCTTTTCCAGCACCCGCCTCTGCGGTGGCCCGCGCGAACTCAAGACCTGGGGTGACCTGGGGCTGACCGGTGACTGGGCCAAGCGGCCGATCCAGCGATTCGGTCGCAATTCGGTGTCGGGCACCTACGGCTATTTCAAGGAAGCGGCGCTGTGCCGTGGCGACTTCCGCGCCAACGTCAACGAACAGCCCGGGTCGGCCTCGGTGGTCCAGGCCATCAGCCAGTCCCTCGGTGGCATCGGCTACTCCGGCATCGGCTACCAGACCGCCAGCGTCCACACCGTGGCCCTGGCCCGGCAAGGCACCACCGACTACGTCGAGGACAACCAGGAAAACACCCTGTCCGGGCGCTATCCCCTGGCGCGCTATCTCTACGTCTATGTGAACAAGGCGCCCAATCGCCCGCTCGACCCCCTGGAAGGGGAATTCCTGCGGCTGATCCTCTCGCGCAAGGGGCAGGAGGCCGTGGTCAAGGATGGCTACATTCCCTTGCCGGCCCCGGTGGTGCAGCAGGCGTTGAAGACCCTGGGCTACTGA
- a CDS encoding UDP-glucose dehydrogenase family protein → MNISVFGIGYVGLVQAAVLAEVGHQVVCMDIDRTKIDKLKRGEVTLYEPGLEELVRSNLAAGRLVFTHEAAEAVAHGAVQFIAVGTPPAADGSADLSAVFAVAETIARLRREPLIGQPVSRDPLLVVNKSTVPVGTGDRVRALIHEVLAEEGRTLHVEVVSNPEFLKEGAAIADCKKPDRIVVGTDSPVARDVMRELYAPFNRNHDRIQCMDLRSAELAKYAANSLLAVKISFINQIAELAEHVGADIEAVRQAIGADPRIGHHFIYPGCGYGGSCFPKDLQALIRTGEENAVELDLLRAVEAINVRQKTKLFERINTYFDGDLRGRTFALWGLAFKPNTDDMRDAPSRVLMEALWAAGAKVRAFDPVAMAEAQRLYGHDERLALMGTPEAALAGADALVICTEWQQFKAPDFDLIARQLNQPVIFDGRNLFDPERMERRGIEYFAIGRGAALGGPQVARRVDAA, encoded by the coding sequence ATGAACATCAGCGTTTTCGGCATCGGCTACGTGGGTCTGGTGCAGGCCGCCGTGCTGGCAGAAGTCGGCCACCAGGTGGTGTGCATGGACATCGACCGCACCAAGATCGACAAGCTCAAGCGCGGCGAGGTAACCCTCTACGAGCCGGGTCTGGAAGAGCTGGTGCGCAGCAACCTGGCTGCCGGTCGCCTGGTGTTCACCCACGAGGCCGCCGAGGCCGTGGCCCATGGCGCCGTGCAATTCATCGCCGTGGGCACCCCGCCGGCCGCCGATGGCTCGGCCGATCTGTCCGCCGTCTTCGCCGTGGCCGAGACCATCGCCCGCCTGCGGCGCGAGCCGCTGATCGGCCAGCCGGTCTCCCGCGATCCGCTGCTGGTGGTGAACAAGTCCACCGTGCCGGTGGGCACCGGCGACCGCGTTCGCGCGCTGATCCACGAGGTGCTGGCCGAAGAGGGCCGCACCCTGCACGTGGAGGTGGTCTCCAACCCGGAATTCCTCAAGGAAGGCGCCGCCATCGCCGACTGCAAGAAGCCCGATCGCATCGTGGTGGGCACCGACTCGCCGGTGGCCCGCGACGTGATGCGCGAACTCTATGCGCCCTTCAACCGCAACCATGACCGTATCCAGTGCATGGACCTGCGCAGTGCCGAGCTGGCCAAGTACGCCGCCAATAGCCTGCTGGCAGTCAAGATCAGCTTCATCAACCAGATCGCTGAACTCGCCGAGCACGTCGGCGCTGACATCGAGGCGGTGCGCCAGGCCATCGGCGCCGATCCGCGCATCGGCCACCACTTCATCTACCCGGGTTGCGGCTACGGCGGCTCCTGCTTCCCCAAGGACCTGCAGGCGCTGATCCGCACCGGCGAAGAAAATGCCGTGGAGCTGGATCTGCTGCGCGCCGTGGAGGCCATCAACGTGCGCCAGAAGACCAAGCTGTTCGAGCGCATCAACACCTACTTCGACGGTGACCTGCGCGGTCGCACCTTCGCCCTCTGGGGCCTGGCCTTCAAGCCCAACACCGACGACATGCGCGATGCGCCCAGCCGGGTGCTGATGGAAGCCCTCTGGGCTGCTGGCGCCAAGGTGCGCGCCTTCGATCCGGTGGCCATGGCCGAGGCCCAGCGCCTCTATGGCCATGACGAGCGCCTGGCGCTGATGGGCACCCCCGAGGCGGCCCTGGCCGGTGCCGATGCCCTGGTCATCTGCACCGAGTGGCAACAGTTCAAGGCACCGGACTTCGACCTCATCGCCCGCCAGCTCAACCAGCCGGTGATCTTCGATGGCCGCAACCTGTTCGATCCCGAGCGCATGGAGCGCCGCGGCATCGAATACTTCGCCATCGGTCGTGGCGCCGCCCTGGGCGGTCCCCAGGTCGCCCGCCGCGTGGATGCCGCCTGA
- a CDS encoding MFS transporter, translated as MAQALPTSSTPAAQATTAPPSRAKLIAAASLGNGLEMFDFTVFSFFAAIIGQLYFPSDTPYGSLLMAVGVFGVGFVMRPLGSMVLGAYADRHGRKQAMLLTISLMGLGSALIAFTPTHAQIGLAAPLILLLGRLLQGFSAGGEIGAATTLLLESASPGRRGFHVSWQVISQGGSALLGAALGALLTRSLSEAELHAWGWRIPFLVGLLIIPVGLYIRRQVVETWRGAGAVEGGPVRAFLREHPRRFGLGLLIVMSATLLTYLMQFYMPTYMTRIVGLPATSAYLAGVASSAVQMAAALAAGLLLDRFGRYKPVALVSLAVALLGIYPAFVWLNDPTTQGLAFAARFVVITAMSVNMTAGLLLILAGLPRPVRATGLAMTYALAVTLFGGTAQFIATWLIEATGSPLAPAWYLIVMLLIGWLALLSYPERHLD; from the coding sequence ATGGCCCAGGCTCTTCCGACGTCCTCCACCCCGGCCGCTCAGGCAACCACCGCCCCGCCCTCGCGCGCCAAGCTGATCGCCGCGGCCAGCCTCGGCAACGGCCTGGAGATGTTCGACTTCACGGTGTTCAGCTTTTTCGCCGCCATCATCGGCCAGCTCTATTTCCCCTCGGATACCCCCTACGGCTCCCTGCTGATGGCGGTCGGGGTCTTTGGCGTCGGCTTCGTCATGCGGCCGCTGGGCAGCATGGTGCTGGGCGCCTATGCCGACCGTCACGGCCGCAAGCAGGCCATGCTGCTGACCATCTCCCTGATGGGCCTGGGCAGCGCCCTGATCGCCTTTACCCCGACCCACGCCCAGATCGGCCTCGCCGCACCGCTGATCCTGCTCCTGGGGCGCCTACTGCAGGGCTTTTCCGCCGGCGGCGAGATAGGCGCCGCCACCACCCTGCTGCTGGAATCGGCCAGCCCCGGCCGGCGCGGCTTCCATGTCAGCTGGCAGGTGATCAGCCAGGGCGGCAGTGCCCTGCTCGGCGCCGCCTTGGGCGCCCTGCTCACCCGCAGCCTGTCCGAGGCCGAGCTGCACGCCTGGGGCTGGCGTATCCCCTTCCTGGTCGGGCTGCTGATCATCCCGGTCGGCCTCTATATCCGCCGCCAAGTGGTCGAGACCTGGCGCGGCGCCGGCGCGGTCGAGGGCGGTCCGGTGCGCGCCTTCCTGCGCGAGCATCCGCGGCGCTTCGGCCTAGGTCTGTTGATCGTGATGTCGGCCACCCTGCTGACCTACCTGATGCAGTTCTACATGCCCACCTACATGACCCGCATCGTCGGCCTGCCGGCCACCAGCGCCTACCTGGCCGGGGTGGCCTCCAGCGCGGTACAGATGGCCGCCGCCCTGGCCGCCGGCCTGCTGCTGGACCGCTTCGGCCGCTACAAGCCGGTGGCCCTGGTCAGCCTGGCGGTGGCCCTGCTGGGCATCTACCCGGCCTTCGTCTGGTTGAACGACCCCACCACCCAGGGCCTGGCCTTCGCCGCTCGCTTCGTGGTGATCACCGCCATGAGCGTCAACATGACCGCCGGTCTGCTGCTGATCCTCGCCGGATTGCCGCGGCCGGTGCGCGCCACGGGCCTGGCCATGACCTACGCCCTGGCGGTGACGTTGTTCGGCGGCACCGCCCAGTTCATCGCCACCTGGCTGATCGAGGCCACCGGCAGCCCGCTCGCCCCGGCCTGGTACCTGATCGTCATGCTGCTGATAGGATGGCTGGCATTGCTGAGCTATCCCGAACGCCACCTGGACTGA
- the pstA gene encoding phosphate ABC transporter permease PstA, with protein MKRRSLGHWLRGGAPGVWLSGGAVAIAVLMTLGLIGIIAVRGLAHFWPAEVVQARYTPPGLEPRLVLGEVVEREAVSAARLQSAGMTLPAGSGETLTRELFKLGNRDLYGSDFVWLIGDWLQDPQTPADVLVLERREWGNFYGYALEVREEGRQVAKGAAAVPELQRRLLRTRDLSERLERLEKHDIGSVNHALERLRLEGRGLELDGRLDATAQADLAARRTELEARYSDLEDQLAGLRQERRRDSVVLRDVEGRTLELNLARIVRAYQPNAMGVGAKLGFYGSKLWEFLSADPREANTEGGVFPAIFGTVMMTLLMAVIVTPFGVIAAIYLREYARQGPLTRTIRIAVNNLAGVPAIVYGVFGLGFFVYVLGGSLDQLFFQASLPAPTFGTPGLLWASLTLAILAVPVVIVATEEGLARIPRSIREGSLALGATQAETLWKVVLPLASPAMMTGLILAMARAAGEVAPLMLVGVVKLAPSLPLDGNYPYLHLDQKIMHLGFHIYDVGFQSPNVEAARPLVYATALLLVLVIAGLNVSAVLLRNRLREKYRLLED; from the coding sequence GTGAAGCGGCGCTCTCTTGGCCACTGGCTGCGCGGCGGCGCGCCTGGCGTCTGGCTCAGCGGCGGCGCCGTGGCCATCGCCGTGCTCATGACCCTGGGGCTGATCGGCATCATCGCCGTGCGCGGCCTGGCGCATTTCTGGCCGGCCGAGGTGGTACAGGCGCGCTACACGCCGCCGGGTCTCGAACCGCGGCTGGTGCTGGGCGAGGTGGTGGAGCGCGAAGCGGTATCGGCGGCGCGTCTGCAGAGTGCCGGAATGACCTTGCCGGCTGGCAGCGGTGAAACCCTGACCCGCGAACTCTTCAAGCTGGGCAATCGCGACCTCTATGGCAGCGATTTCGTCTGGCTGATCGGTGACTGGCTGCAGGATCCGCAGACCCCCGCCGACGTCCTGGTGCTGGAGCGCCGCGAATGGGGCAACTTCTACGGCTATGCGCTGGAGGTGCGCGAAGAGGGGCGCCAGGTGGCCAAGGGCGCGGCGGCCGTGCCCGAATTGCAGCGCCGGCTGCTGCGCACCCGTGACCTGAGCGAGCGCCTGGAGCGCCTGGAAAAGCATGACATTGGCAGCGTCAATCATGCGCTGGAGCGGCTGCGCCTGGAGGGCCGTGGCCTGGAGCTGGACGGCCGCCTCGATGCCACCGCCCAGGCCGATCTCGCCGCGCGCCGTACCGAACTCGAAGCGCGTTACAGCGACCTGGAAGACCAGCTGGCCGGCCTGCGCCAGGAGCGGCGGCGCGACAGCGTGGTGCTGCGCGACGTCGAGGGCCGCACCCTGGAGCTCAACCTTGCTCGCATCGTGCGCGCCTACCAGCCCAACGCCATGGGCGTGGGCGCCAAGCTCGGCTTCTATGGCAGCAAGCTGTGGGAGTTCCTCAGCGCCGATCCGCGCGAGGCCAACACCGAGGGCGGCGTCTTCCCGGCCATCTTCGGCACCGTGATGATGACCCTGCTGATGGCGGTGATCGTCACCCCCTTTGGCGTCATCGCCGCCATCTACCTGCGCGAATACGCTCGCCAGGGGCCACTGACCCGCACCATCCGCATCGCCGTCAACAACCTCGCCGGGGTGCCGGCCATCGTCTATGGCGTCTTCGGCCTGGGCTTCTTCGTCTATGTGCTGGGCGGCTCCCTGGACCAGCTGTTCTTCCAGGCCAGCCTGCCCGCGCCGACCTTTGGCACCCCGGGCCTGCTATGGGCCTCGCTGACCCTGGCGATCCTCGCCGTACCGGTGGTGATCGTCGCCACCGAGGAAGGCCTGGCACGGATTCCCCGCAGCATCCGCGAAGGCTCCCTGGCGCTGGGTGCCACCCAGGCCGAGACCCTGTGGAAGGTGGTGCTGCCGCTGGCCAGCCCGGCGATGATGACCGGTCTGATCCTGGCGATGGCCCGGGCCGCCGGCGAGGTGGCGCCGCTGATGCTGGTGGGGGTGGTCAAGCTGGCGCCCTCGCTGCCGCTGGACGGCAACTATCCCTATCTGCACCTGGACCAGAAGATCATGCACCTGGGCTTCCACATCTATGACGTTGGCTTCCAGAGCCCCAACGTGGAAGCCGCCCGCCCGCTGGTCTACGCCACCGCGCTATTGCTGGTGCTGGTGATCGCCGGGCTGAATGTGTCCGCCGTGTTGCTGCGCAACCGGCTGCGCGAAAAATACCGGCTGCTGGAAGATTAA